The genomic region CATGGTGTAGTGCAGTAAGTTTTGTATTGCTTTGTTGatctgtcatactattcatCTGTTGCATAATAGCTTTGTAGTTGTCAGCAAAGTTGGCAGTAGctgttgtctgtatttgtctttgttaTATGACTTAAGTCGGGTACTAACTGGGAAATAGATTGAATGCAGTTGCCTCTTTGTGACGACTTATGCTGTGTATGACTTGGTGTACAGCTAGGTTTATATGTAGAGCCATGCTTGTTGACCACAGGGTTGGTCATGGGTTTGTGACCTTCCATCATGGCTTGTAATATTCAAAGGACTATCACAGTGGAAGGTGTAAGTGTACGTGTGCTCTATTACGTTACTTGTTTGGCCATTCTCGTTCATTAGGTTTATGTGGCACTGTGATCTGTGTGAGCATAGACTGGTATAAGTTGGCAACtaaaacttggcaaacatgtTCTGCACGTATATGTTGTGCCTGTGTTATTTGTATGCTATACTGTTGGAATGTTTATTTGGACCTTTTGCTGATTTAGTAACAGATGTAATCAGTAATCTGAGCACCTTTCCATATGCTTGTATCTCTAGAATTGCTGCTGCATGCTGGACATTTCATTATGCTAAGAGAGTGTTTGAAACACTGTTTATTCATCGATTTTCTCATGGATCTATGCCTCTGCGAAATCTTTTTAAGGTCAGTTTATATGGCACTGTGCTGTAGGTGTCTTGTCAGATAATAGTTGATGTTTGGTGTTTTGTATCTAGAACTGTTTGTATTACTGGTGAGTGTGTCAGTGAAATGACCTGATCAGTGAACGATTGATATGTTGACACTGTGTGCTAGGGGATTTGCATGTCTGGTTGGGTATTTTGTCAATCATCCTCTGTACACTCCTCCAGGTAATGTTGTCATAAGTGTGTTCATTGGTCTAGTCTAGCTAGTCTGTGTTGGAAATATACATTCATGGTTTTAGTTTTGTACTGAAAGGTTTGCTTTCGCTAACTTCTTTGTAAGAAGAGGAATGACGTTTACGGCTACTGtgtctgtacatgtaggaAGTGTGGCCACTGTTAGTCATGTGATCTCTACTGACTATATTAGATCAGATGGTTGGGCTGGCCTTTACTATCTTTATGTTGCTGTTATTGGAGTGTGATTATTGTTGTAGCCTCTAACGAATTTGAAGCGAATTTCAGTTCTTTAGATTTGCAGTGCTTTAGGTATCATTCTGAGTTCTACTGCTACTAGTGTTTATGTAAGGCAGgtacagtatatgtacagtactgtctTGTTTTTTTTGTAGAGAATTTTGTGTAGTATTTAGTACTACAGTATTGATCAATTGCAGTTGTCTGCAAATGCTAAATCCGCCTTGATTTGTGTACTGATTTTGTATCTTTTTGGTAGCATTTGGGAGCATGCAGATTGGACTTGGGCTGTTTGGCTTTCTGGTATGGCTATCTATCTGTAGCATTACAGCATAATATGTGTTGCTACATTACATCATGTCCGGTGTGTTTCCATAGGTATCTGAATATGGCAATTTTTCTATCCACAATCTCTTGAGTAATTTGAGATCAGCTGGTAGGTTAAATTGTCATTTAGAAATTTTTGAACACTGCATTGTATTGATTGGGCTGAAGGATTCAGTTAACTTTTATGAGGAGTTTAGCTGGATTAGGTGCACTCACTCAACAGATAACCATCTGATTACACTgagccattaattaatgataattttagatagaaataaacaaacagtgacAAATGCAGACTTTGCATATTGTTTGTAGATAGTATTGGTTGTTGTGTGACAAATTGTTAGTATGAAATTAGCTGCTGGTGACTACAGTGCACTGCCTTGTTTATTCTGTGTCACTTTATACTCTTCATTTTTGCCTGTTATGTGACAGTTGTTTTTCATACAGGTAGTGCCGAGAGACAAGTTcctcttccttcttcaaatgTGTTTTCATGGTTGTTTAACTATGTTTCTTGCCCAAATTATACATATGAAGTTGGTGCGTGGTCATCGTTTGCTGTAATGACTCAGACACTGACAGGTATATTTCTAGTTAATTGAGTTTATTCCATAAAGTAGGTTCAATTGTGTCCATTTAGCTGGATTTTTTGCACTTGTTGGCTTTGGCCAGATGGCTGTTTGGGCTCTTGGGAAGCACCGAAACTACAAGCGTGAATTTGCCAACTACCCAAAGAAGAGAAAGGCAATTATACCTTTCCTGCTGTGATAAACCATGGTGGCAGCAACAAGCCCTTGGACATTTTGTATGCTTTGCAATATAAATGTGCTTTGAGTTTGTGAAGTATGGTACATATGATATAGGGTATGTCTTGTCTTTGCAATGGTTCTTGCAATTGAAGTAGTGCAATTGATCTGAATTGAACAATGGCAGGTGTCAGTAAATGGAATGGAGAATCCTTGAATTTTGTGCTTTATGTTTTGAGATATTTAGGTGCTTCTTCAAGGTCTGCTACATAGTAATAGGTGCTAATATACAGTTAGCAATTTAGTCAAGAATTAAATTCACGCGCGTGGGctcgagcacacacacacacacacacacacacacacacacacacacacacacacacacacacacacacagaaaccgTTCAAGACAAAAGTTCATTAATAATTATGCCATTATATAGACAGTCAGTCCTAAAAGGGAGGTATACTCCAAGATCTGAGGCTAGGATAgaagtttagttaattaattaagtaaacgGCAGTACCAAACGAAATTCTATCAGAACAGGAAAAGCAGGAATGAAACCTATCCAATACTGCTTTCCACACAGTATCAATGCATACATACCgcggtacatgtacatgtaccttgTTTATTTAAACTAGGTACCggcaaatcacgtgacacgcTTCCGGATTCCCAACCGGTTTTAGATAATCCGGGCAAGACTCTCACAACTACTTGACACTTCATTCTGCTTGGAGAGTGTCAGTGTTGCTCCGCCAGGTCGGTCGTGTGCAGTGGTTGTAAGTCTGTTCACTAATTAGGCGGCTTTGCAGGCGAGCGAAATGGCAGGCATGATGGAGCATCAGACGTTGGAGAATGCAGAGTGGAAAAGAATACAGCAGAAGACGTTCACTCGTTGGGTCAACGAGCACCTGAAAAAGCAGTCGCGGTTTGTCCGCGACTTGAAGACGGACTTGTCTGACGGCTTGAATCTCATTGCGCTGCTGGAGGCTCTGTCACAGAAGCGTTTGGGTCGCTTCACAAAGAATCCGCGCATACGTGCTCAGAAGCTAGAGAATGTCGATGTCTGCGTGAGGTTCATAGCCAGTGAAGGAATACGTCTTGTCAATATCGGTAAGTAAAGAATCCTGTCACTGTTTAGGTAGTTGACCGTGTCGCAGTCTAGTGGTGTTGGAATTGCAAATTCTGTTTTGACAGTCTAGCACATGTGCGAGCTGTTACAGCCTCGTGCAGCATTTCTGTTGTCGATAATGTGTCGGCTAATGCGTTTTCGCTTGCGGACGAGCCTTTTTGCCAGTGCGGCACAGTTTACATTCAATTTCATTTACCCTTGTTGACTGCTTGAAGCTCTATGTAACGACGGTGTTTTCGGTGAGAAAAACCGCCGCGTAGGCGGTCGTTCTAGCCTCAGAAACCCTACACGAATGACGAAGATGGCCACCGGATTATTGTGGCTATGTACAGGTGACGGGACTACCTGCTGCTTGTGACTCGGTCGGAAATGATGTGTTCTGAGGAAACGCGATAGCATCTTTGCTTCCTCGAGGTTACCCAACAGCATTAGGTATTATAGGCTTTTGACTTGCTCTGGTGTAGTATGTATTACAGACTATTGATACATACATAGCGTTTTTCTAATTGTTATGTCTAGCAGCAGTTGTCAAACCCACAAGTTTGAGAGTTCCAATTTTGTTATTATCCTGGAGTGCTCAGGAATATGCTATGTCTTAGATAGACTCTATTTGGAAGACTGTAGAATAACAAATCTCAGCAAGGATGCTCTACTTTGCTTCCATACTCATCAATACCACATTCTTTAGACCACAGTTCACCTGTTACAAAGAACTGAgagcagatagacaaatgtaGTCCTGAAAGGCACTAACAATTTTTGTTGGCTTCCTAGAGAATGATTCTGAGTACTGGTTTGATTGGTGTGGCTTACCAATCATTGTTCTCTGTTTCCTGTGAATCTATAAAGTTGTCTCACAGAGCTGATATGTTGTTGTTGGCtttgtcttcttctttcttttgtGCCATAGTGACATACTGTGAGACAGGCAGCAGGCTACTTACTAACCAGACGGTTGTCTTTATTCCTAAGTGAAGTTGTGGAACATGCCTCTATCTGGCTGTCAATGCTAATTGCCCAGATGTTTAATTAGGCAAAAACGCATGTTGCCTGTGGTTTGCTTTGTGGTTTGTGCAAGGGCTACTATTATGTTCAAGAATTATCTGTGGGATATGTATAATCTGTTATTCCTGTTAGACCAGATGTTTGGTATTCTTTTTGTTCATATATGGTCATGTTTGCTCTGGCTAACAACCTAGTCAGTGTGGCCTTATGAGTGgacagactgcagactactgATTACTACTAGTAGGATATCCTGAATCTATTACAAGAGCTGTCTATAATCTATGTTGAATATAGGAAACCATGACATTGTTGATGGCAACTTGAAGCTGATCCTTGGTTTGATATGGACACTGATCTTGCATTATCAGATCAGCATGGGATTTCAGTCTGATGAAAGTCCAGACAAAAAGGGAGGCCCATCACCTAAGCAGCAACTGATGCAATGGATTCAAGGAATGCTACCTGACAAGGCTATAAAGAATTTCAACACTGACTGGAACAGCGGTATCAATGTAGCAGCATTGGTTGATGCAGTTGCTCCTGGATTGTGTCCCGAGCATGTCGATATGGACTCTTCGACTCCATTAGAGAATGCCCAGCTTGCAATGGGACGAGCAGAAGAATGGCTTGGTGTTCCACAGGTGAGCATGCACAGCACCTATTCTTGTGTGTCGATTTCATGTGAAGACTGTAGCCTAATAACTTAAAGGAGCACAAGACCAAGGTAGACTCAAATTCTAAACCACACCGCACCTAGTTGgatttttgtttacaaaattcaaatttttggCAACAAAACATGCGTTATTGAAAGAAGAGTTATAGATGGATGAAGAAGTTAAGTGTAAACTTTTGTCGACGGATAAGGCAGCTGAGTCTAGTAGTTACTAGTGCCTTTTTCAATAACATCTACGTACATTTTATCCTCGGACTCCACACTGCATTGTGCTCATCTTTATTTTTGTTACGGACTTAAGTTTCTTAACATTGAAACACCTGGTGACCATTAATAATACATACTAAACCCATAAGTGACTATTGACTATTGCTACAGTGCGAGAAATGCACTGGATACATTCAGTATGCAAGGTGGGACGTTTTTGTGTTGCATGCATATAGAATAGGCGAGTATTGCTTGAATTAATGAGTGTTGTATTTTGAAGGTTCTTGCTCCTCAAGATATGGTAAATCCGGTTGTTGATGAGCTGAGCATGATGACGTACCTGTCGTACTTTCCTGAGGCAACTCCTAAACCCGGTGCTCCTGTCTTCTCTCGAACGAATATCAACAAAGTGTATGCACGTGGACCAGGACTGGAAGCAAATGGACTAAAGGAAGGTATGAAAGGACGATTTACGGTGTTTACCAAGGGTGCTGGTCCAGGCAATGTCGAGGTAAAAGTCACTGGTCCTGGGGATGAGAGTTTTCCATGTGCAGTAGTTGATAATGGTGATACAACTTATGCGTGTGAGTACACCCCCATGAAAGCAGGTCCGTTTCGTGTTGAAATTTTGTATGGAAGTCAACAGATTCCTAAGAGTCCATTTGCAGTGAATGTTGCCACTATTGCAGACCCAACAAAGTGCAAGGCATGGGGTCCTGGGGTCGAAGGCACTGGACTCAAGGAAGGCCAGCCAGCAGAGTTTTGGGTTCAAACAACAGATGCCGGACCTGGTGAATTGGAGATTAGTGTACGAGGTCCGAAAGGAATTCTTCAGGCGGACGAACTTACTGTTGAACCAGAGGCAGATGGTACATACCATTGCATCTATCATCCCGAGCTTCCTGGTGAATACCAAGTCTATGTGAGATTTGGCTTTCAGCATATACCTAAGAGCCCATTCAAGGTTCGTGTCAGTGCTGATGTGGCTGATGCCAGCAAATGTCGTGTGGAAGGCCCTGGAATTGAAAGCACTGGTTTAGTTGTGGGAGAACCTGCAGTGTTTTGGGTTTACACGGCTGGTGCTGGTCGAGGCAAACTTGATGTATCTGTGAGGGGACGATATGGCACGTTAGATCCAGAAATTGTTGATGAAGGTAACGGTACGTACAAGGTCACCTATCACCCAGAAAAGGATGGAGAATATGTGGTAGCAGTACGTTGGGGCAGTGGCCATGTTCCTGGTAGCCGCTTTAAGGTAAATGTAGATATGCCTACTGATGCTAGCAAGTGCAAGGCCCAAGGACCAGGTCTCAATCCTGCAGGTGTTAGATGTGGAACTCCAGCAAAGTTTTCTGTTCGAACGAAAGGAGCTGGACCTGGTGAATTGAAGGTGGTGGCTGCCAACCTCAAGACAAATAATAATGCTCCAGTTGATGTGAAGGAAGGCCGAGATGGAACTTATTCAGTAACATACAGCCCTGAAGAATCAGGGCCTTATTCAATCTCAGTTACTTATGATGGAAAGGACATTTCTGAAAGTCCATTTAGTGTCCCAATTACTGATCCAACCAAAGTCAAAGTTAGTGGGCGTGGACTAGGAGAAGACGAGATTGTAAAGGTTGACAAGCCACTTGAATTTGCAATTGATGCAACAGAAGCTGGACCGGGTATTGCAACAGCTCAACTAATTGTTGGAACCCGTGGCAAGCCTGAAGATATCCCAGTTGAAGATAATGGTGATGGTACATTCAAGTTAAAGTTAACACCTAAAGATGCCCAGCGACACAACATCAATCTCCTGTTTGCTGGAGGCCAAGTCCCAGACAGCCCATTGAAACTCCATGTTGCCGATCCATCTCAGGTAAAAGTGTACGGTCGTGGCTTGGACAGTGGATTGAAGGCTGGTGATTCAGCACCTTTCACTGTTGATCTCAACAAAGCTGGTGAAGGTGACCTTGGCATAGAGATAGATGGGCCTGTTGAAGTAGGAGCTGAGAGAAAACAGAACAGAGACAAAACGTGGACAGTTACGTACTATCCAACGGAAGCCGGAGAATATCAAGTCCACCTTACTTTTGCTGGAGATGAGCTCCCTGACAGCCCATACATTGTCAATGTGGAGCAAGCCACTAGTCCAGATAAGGTGAAGGCTTCTGGACCTGGACTGGAGAAAAATGGGCTTGTAACTGGTGGACCAGCAGACTTTATTGTTGATACTTCTGAGGCTGGACCGGGTGAGCTCAGTATTAGTGTTCAAGGACCAGAAGGAGCCGAGCAAGTGGATATATCAGAAGATGCAGACGGAACTACGTTTTCTTGTGGATATAACCCTCAAACAGCTGGCGAATATGTTGTCAACATCAAGTATGCAGGCAAACATATCCCTGACAGTCCGTTCCGACCACGAATTCGATGGGCAACCGATTCAACAAAAGTAAAGGCACTTGGTCCTGGGTTGAAAGGTGGTTTGACTGATGAACAGGCCGAGTTTACTGTTGATACATCAAAGGCTGGTGATGCTGGGCTAGCTATACTAGTTGAAGGTCCTAGTCAAGCCGAGATGAAGGTGGATGACAATGGTGATGGTACGTGTCGCGTTCAATACTACCCTACGTCTGCTGGTGAGTATCAGGTCAACATAAAGTTCAATGAAGAGCATATCCCTGGATCACCATTTACTGCATACATTGAACCTGCAACGGATGCAGCCAAAGTTCGTACTGAAGGCCCTGGTATTGAGCCGACTGGTTTGAAAGTTGGAGATGCCGGTGATTTTATCATTGATACAACTGAGGCCGGTCGAGGTAACCTCAGAGTTACCGTGGACGGTCCTCGTCGGAATTCTGCGACTGTCAAGGTTGAGGACAATGGTGATGGTACATACAGTGCACGGTATGACCCGAAAGCTGTAGGACAGTACAATGTCAAGATCCATTTTGCAGATCATGATATAAGAGGCAGTCCATTTGAAGTTGCTGTCTGTGATCCTTCCAAAGTTGCAGTTACTGGACCTGGACTGTCAGAGAAAGAAAAGCCACTGATGATAAAAGAGATGCTAGAATATAAAGTGAATGCACAACAAGCTGGTCCCGGTGATCTGGCTGCCATGAGCATCACTACCGATGGCAAACAgaagcctttggaagtcctTGACAACAAGGATGGTACCTTCACAGTGCAATTTTATCCTGAAGAACCTGGAGCACATGCACTTGATCTTCGCTACTCGGGTCATGAGATACCACAGAGTCCACTAACTCTGGGGATTGCTGATCCTTCAGCTGTGAAGGTAACAGGGGATGGCTTGGAAGGAGGCAAAGTCAATGAACGTCAAAGCTTTGTTGTTGATACTCGTGATGCTGGCCACGGTGGTCTGTCTCTTGCCATCGAGGGACCATCTAAGGCTGAAATACAGTGCGAAGACAATGGAGATGGAACATGCACGATTTCTTATACACCAACAGAAGCTGGTGAGTACAAGGTGAAGGTGCAATTTGCTGAGGAGACCATACCCAGCAGTCCATTGTGTATTCCTATTGTGGATGTAACCCAGGTACAGGCAGACGGACCGGGACTAACTGGTGAAGGTGTTCCAGCTGGAGAACCAGCTGAATTTGATGTAAACACTGCTCGTGCAGGACCTCTAAATTATGAGGTTCAATGTACTGTGACTAACCCCGATGGCAGTGAAGCATCTGATGTCACCATTACACCAGATGGCAAAGGCAATCATCATGTTATATATGAGACAGCAGAACCGGGCATGTACAAGGTCAATCTAGTTTTTGCTGACGAGCAAGTGCCTGATTTCCCTATGGAGGTACCTATTGCAGACCCAT from Corticium candelabrum chromosome 10, ooCorCand1.1, whole genome shotgun sequence harbors:
- the LOC134185317 gene encoding filamin-C-like, giving the protein MPESGWQKIQENTFRRWCTRNLKVRGMKIDDLSQDFSDGLLLIALLEVLSGKKFGPHDHNPKNRLQKLANCGLCVDFIKSEGVRIEFIGGVDIVDGNLQRILGLVWTLILHYQINLGFQPRQALLSWIQVRLPDKGIKNFTTDWNSGINLAALVDSVVPGLCSEHATMDASMPLQNAKLAMDRAEQRLNIPQILTPEELVNPKIDELSVMTYMSFFPECKPNEHVDEPDVGPNPLTWTADGPGIGKCVQANDETHFTVYPGIGKLSELQVKLLNTSQGRIEFPVEFEAIEDGTILVTYNTAEPGHYQIFILVAGLDITGSPYEVAVIDVTKVRVVMPERNLKVGDIVTCNVDASLAGPGQITANAVVPGGDERHCQITALSEGRYKAEVALNVPGEYMITVSLEGILVLTNPLVIADFHEPNITLEVVESKSGHHLVTLRDVPLSSSVQSLKSRVHQQYSKIHLSRIQLRLDARGKGLKDEETVESLGLRSGSKLYLKDLGPQIGWKTVFVAEYMGPLLIYPLFYVRPALIYGVGASSEPYHGVVQIAAACWTFHYAKRVFETLFIHRFSHGSMPLRNLFKNCLYYWGFACLVGYFVNHPLYTPPAFGSMQIGLGLFGFLVSEYGNFSIHNLLSNLRSAGSAERQVPLPSSNVFSWLFNYVSCPNYTYEVGAWSSFAVMTQTLTAGFFALVGFGQMAVWALGKHRNYKREFANYPKKRKAIIPFLLMAALQASEMAGMMEHQTLENAEWKRIQQKTFTRWVNEHLKKQSRFVRDLKTDLSDGLNLIALLEALSQKRLGRFTKNPRIRAQKLENVDVCVRFIASEGIRLVNIGNHDIVDGNLKLILGLIWTLILHYQISMGFQSDESPDKKGGPSPKQQLMQWIQGMLPDKAIKNFNTDWNSGINVAALVDAVAPGLCPEHVDMDSSTPLENAQLAMGRAEEWLGVPQVLAPQDMVNPVVDELSMMTYLSYFPEATPKPGAPVFSRTNINKVYARGPGLEANGLKEGMKGRFTVFTKGAGPGNVEVKVTGPGDESFPCAVVDNGDTTYACEYTPMKAGPFRVEILYGSQQIPKSPFAVNVATIADPTKCKAWGPGVEGTGLKEGQPAEFWVQTTDAGPGELEISVRGPKGILQADELTVEPEADGTYHCIYHPELPGEYQVYVRFGFQHIPKSPFKVRVSADVADASKCRVEGPGIESTGLVVGEPAVFWVYTAGAGRGKLDVSVRGRYGTLDPEIVDEGNGTYKVTYHPEKDGEYVVAVRWGSGHVPGSRFKVNVDMPTDASKCKAQGPGLNPAGVRCGTPAKFSVRTKGAGPGELKVVAANLKTNNNAPVDVKEGRDGTYSVTYSPEESGPYSISVTYDGKDISESPFSVPITDPTKVKVSGRGLGEDEIVKVDKPLEFAIDATEAGPGIATAQLIVGTRGKPEDIPVEDNGDGTFKLKLTPKDAQRHNINLLFAGGQVPDSPLKLHVADPSQVKVYGRGLDSGLKAGDSAPFTVDLNKAGEGDLGIEIDGPVEVGAERKQNRDKTWTVTYYPTEAGEYQVHLTFAGDELPDSPYIVNVEQATSPDKVKASGPGLEKNGLVTGGPADFIVDTSEAGPGELSISVQGPEGAEQVDISEDADGTTFSCGYNPQTAGEYVVNIKYAGKHIPDSPFRPRIRWATDSTKVKALGPGLKGGLTDEQAEFTVDTSKAGDAGLAILVEGPSQAEMKVDDNGDGTCRVQYYPTSAGEYQVNIKFNEEHIPGSPFTAYIEPATDAAKVRTEGPGIEPTGLKVGDAGDFIIDTTEAGRGNLRVTVDGPRRNSATVKVEDNGDGTYSARYDPKAVGQYNVKIHFADHDIRGSPFEVAVCDPSKVAVTGPGLSEKEKPLMIKEMLEYKVNAQQAGPGDLAAMSITTDGKQKPLEVLDNKDGTFTVQFYPEEPGAHALDLRYSGHEIPQSPLTLGIADPSAVKVTGDGLEGGKVNERQSFVVDTRDAGHGGLSLAIEGPSKAEIQCEDNGDGTCTISYTPTEAGEYKVKVQFAEETIPSSPLCIPIVDVTQVQADGPGLTGEGVPAGEPAEFDVNTARAGPLNYEVQCTVTNPDGSEASDVTITPDGKGNHHVIYETAEPGMYKVNLVFADEQVPDFPMEVPIADPSRCQLNGAGLQAGAVKQPATFEVNTKEAGPGEVGVQIVGPYGPGTGLDGLDIVNTGDGMTAVTYIPVDAGEYTIEVTYAGMPVSDQAYVVPVADPSACKAYGPGLEPIGLFADKMTHFTVETVGAGAGDLEIAIFNQKTEESVNYSLTEKSGGVFYVEYVPPDAGIYQADIKFAEQQASGSPFVISVCDPSKVKAVGAGLEAECEVNKPASFSIDTREAGEGNISLAVEGPSKAEIECNDKGDGTCEVTYYPTVDGRYQVVIKFAEVLIPDSPFTVRVVRPAPDASKVEVSGSGLEFPKVGQLNNFVVDASAAGGRGMLEVGVFGAYVPAEEVNIKHTGNYVFDIGYDIREPGETVIYVKWHGDHVPGSPFTVVVEE